One genomic window of Corallococcus caeni includes the following:
- a CDS encoding alpha/beta hydrolase, with the protein MARHDEGFFTGKDNTRLFWTLDLPDAAPRAHVAIVHGYGDHIGRYRPVIDALVQDGFAVHGFDYRGHGRADGRRAYAAKWTEFLDDLDGFWQRVRKAAGDQKIFLLAHSHGGLMAAHALAGRLEGLSGAILSAPYLKLAITPPAAKVLAARMVGSVVPWMKVPSGLAPEMLSTDPDIQKAVTADPLYVPFATPRWFVESTAAQGQTLALAPKIQVPLFVLCGQEDGVALPAAARAFFEAAGTADKKFKEYPGMRHEPLNERDRATVFQDISGWISAHL; encoded by the coding sequence ATGGCCCGCCACGACGAAGGCTTCTTCACCGGGAAGGACAACACCCGGCTGTTCTGGACGCTGGACCTGCCGGACGCGGCCCCCCGCGCGCACGTCGCCATCGTCCACGGCTACGGCGACCACATCGGCCGCTACCGGCCCGTCATCGACGCGCTGGTGCAGGACGGCTTCGCCGTGCACGGCTTCGACTACCGGGGCCACGGCCGCGCGGACGGCCGGCGCGCCTACGCCGCGAAGTGGACGGAGTTCCTCGACGACCTGGACGGCTTCTGGCAGCGCGTGCGCAAGGCCGCGGGCGACCAGAAGATCTTCCTCCTGGCCCACAGCCACGGCGGCCTGATGGCCGCGCACGCCCTGGCCGGGAGGCTGGAGGGCCTCTCCGGCGCCATCCTCTCCGCGCCCTACCTCAAGCTGGCCATCACACCGCCGGCCGCGAAGGTGCTCGCCGCGCGCATGGTGGGCTCCGTGGTGCCGTGGATGAAGGTCCCCTCGGGCCTGGCCCCGGAGATGCTCAGCACCGACCCGGACATCCAGAAGGCAGTCACCGCGGACCCGCTGTACGTGCCCTTCGCCACGCCCCGCTGGTTCGTGGAGTCCACGGCCGCCCAGGGGCAGACGCTCGCGCTGGCGCCGAAGATTCAAGTGCCGCTGTTCGTGCTGTGCGGCCAGGAGGACGGGGTGGCGCTGCCGGCGGCGGCGCGGGCCTTCTTCGAGGCGGCGGGGACGGCGGACAAGAAGTTCAAGGAGTACCCCGGCATGCGGCACGAGCCGCTCAACGAGCGGGACCGCGCGACGGTGTTCCAGGACATCTCCGGCTGGATCTCCGCGCATCTCTGA
- the bacN gene encoding bactofilin BacN, producing MAQGETGIIGKGIVIRGNLTGGGDLVIEGRVEGQIALKNHLTIEGTGKVQADIRAEELTINGEASGNIDASTRVAINASAKVAGDIKAPRVVIEDGAVFNGSIEMDVKLPDDI from the coding sequence ATGGCACAGGGTGAAACGGGCATCATTGGCAAGGGCATCGTCATCAGGGGCAACCTCACGGGCGGAGGGGACCTGGTCATCGAAGGGCGTGTGGAGGGGCAGATCGCCCTGAAGAACCACCTCACCATCGAAGGCACCGGCAAGGTCCAGGCGGACATCCGCGCCGAGGAGCTGACCATCAACGGCGAGGCGAGCGGCAACATCGACGCTTCCACGCGCGTGGCCATCAACGCCTCGGCGAAGGTGGCGGGTGACATCAAGGCCCCGCGGGTCGTCATCGAGGACGGAGCGGTGTTCAACGGCTCCATCGAGATGGACGTGAAGTTGCCGGACGACATCTAG
- a CDS encoding bactofilin family protein: protein MANTVIGSSIVIDGEISGDEDLVIQGTVKGKISLKESLYVEGSGVVEADIETQNVEIAGRVTGNIVASDKVELKTDCRVVGDIKAPRILIADGASFKGNVDMDMKER, encoded by the coding sequence ATGGCGAATACGGTCATTGGTTCGAGCATCGTCATCGACGGGGAGATTTCCGGTGACGAGGACCTGGTCATCCAGGGCACCGTGAAGGGGAAGATCTCCCTCAAGGAGAGCCTGTACGTGGAGGGCTCGGGCGTCGTCGAGGCGGACATCGAGACGCAGAACGTGGAGATCGCCGGCCGCGTGACGGGCAACATCGTCGCCAGCGACAAGGTGGAGCTGAAGACGGACTGCCGCGTGGTGGGCGACATCAAGGCCCCGCGCATCCTCATCGCCGACGGTGCCTCCTTCAAGGGCAACGTCGACATGGACATGAAGGAGCGCTGA
- a CDS encoding bactofilin family protein codes for MATAKDLAGNTVDNTVVGPSILISGRLTGDEDLTVRGRVEGELTLSRTLIVEPSGVVKANVAVKNAIVSGVVVGNINATESVELTREGRMVGDIRAPRVIIVDGASFRGRVDMGDVEPGRLPAERPAVTRPQAVTRPTVRPGATPPRPPTPPAAPPRTAPTPPPPPARTPAATTAPATVVARPSAKPLPPPPPPAATTARAPEPPRPASTEQASSAGAPVPRVMGAGAKKKVVVKKSR; via the coding sequence GTGGCCACCGCCAAGGACCTTGCAGGCAACACCGTCGACAACACCGTGGTGGGGCCGTCCATCCTCATCAGCGGTCGGCTCACGGGTGACGAGGACCTCACGGTCCGCGGCCGCGTCGAGGGTGAGCTCACCCTCAGCCGCACCCTCATCGTGGAGCCGTCCGGCGTGGTGAAGGCCAACGTGGCGGTGAAGAACGCCATCGTCAGCGGCGTGGTGGTGGGCAACATCAACGCCACCGAGAGCGTGGAGCTCACCCGCGAGGGCCGCATGGTGGGCGACATCCGCGCCCCCCGCGTCATCATCGTGGACGGCGCCAGCTTCCGCGGCCGCGTGGACATGGGCGACGTGGAACCGGGCCGACTGCCGGCCGAGCGCCCCGCCGTCACGCGCCCCCAGGCGGTAACGCGTCCCACGGTGCGCCCTGGAGCCACCCCGCCGCGTCCTCCGACGCCGCCGGCCGCCCCGCCGCGCACCGCCCCGACGCCGCCTCCGCCGCCCGCGCGCACTCCGGCCGCGACGACGGCGCCGGCCACCGTCGTGGCCCGTCCGTCGGCCAAGCCGCTGCCGCCGCCCCCGCCGCCCGCCGCGACCACGGCCCGGGCTCCGGAGCCTCCGCGCCCGGCGTCCACTGAGCAGGCGAGCAGTGCCGGCGCGCCCGTACCCCGCGTGATGGGTGCTGGCGCGAAGAAGAAGGTCGTGGTGAAGAAGTCCCGTTAG